The genomic interval ATGGTGAAAGACTTTATGTTCATAAAATAGAAAGTGGATATGCACTAGGAACTTATTTTGCAAGTAATGGCTATAAGACAGCTTGGTTTACAGCAAAATATATAAGTTTAGATTGATTTTTATAAGACCTGGTTTTCTAGGTCTTGTTTAATTACCTTTTAAGATTTCAAATTTGTTTTATAAACTTAAGCAATATAGAATAAAATATGATAAAATTACATAAGAAATATAAGTTGAAAAGGAGATTATTAGACATGTTTAGTATTGCCTTATGTGAAGATAATTCCTTGCAAAGAGAAGAATTAAAAAATAATTTAAGTAAAGTTTTAGATGAAATAGGAGTAGAGTATAAACTTTTAACCTTTGAGACAGGAGAGGATCTATTAAGGGAATATCCAGAAAATTTGGACATGCTTTTTTTAGATATTCAAATGGGTGAGTTAACAGGAATGGAGACTGCTAGAAAGGTTAGAAAGTATGATGATAAAGTTGAGATTATATTTATAACTGCTTTATGGGATTATATTCAAAAAGGTTATGAAGTTCGTGCTTTTAGATATTTAATAAAGCCAGTTAAATTTAAGGAGCTACAAGAGCAGGTTACAGCTTGTGTAGAAAATATTTTACATAAAAGATATACATACATAACAATAAAAGATAAAAATAATGTTTTAAAGATTAGAACAGAAGATATACTTTTTCTTGAGACTTTTGAGAGAAAGGTAATAATACATACTAATTCTCAAGATTATATAGTAAAGATGAGTATGAATAAACTAGAAAAGGAGCTTAATAATAAGGGCTTTTTTAGATGTCATACTAGTTATATTGTAAATTTAATAAAGATAGAAGAGATTAAAAAGGATTATCTTTTAATAAATAAATTTACTTTACCTGTAAGTAAGCATAGAATGAAAAATTTAAAATTAAGGTTAACTAGCCTTTTAGGGGATTTAATATGTTAATGAATCAAATGTTTTGGGACTTCATGGAGAATGCTTCCATGATTATAGAATGGGTAAGTTTTTATTTGATTATAAGTCAATTTAGCCCTAAGAAAAGAAAAAATAAACAAGAAGTTTATTCCTTCATTGTAATAATAATTTTTTCTATCTTATTAAAAGTTCTAAATGTATATCCAAATGAAAGAATAGTAATATGTTTTTTTATAGGTTTAA from Clostridium perfringens carries:
- a CDS encoding LytR/AlgR family response regulator transcription factor translates to MFSIALCEDNSLQREELKNNLSKVLDEIGVEYKLLTFETGEDLLREYPENLDMLFLDIQMGELTGMETARKVRKYDDKVEIIFITALWDYIQKGYEVRAFRYLIKPVKFKELQEQVTACVENILHKRYTYITIKDKNNVLKIRTEDILFLETFERKVIIHTNSQDYIVKMSMNKLEKELNNKGFFRCHTSYIVNLIKIEEIKKDYLLINKFTLPVSKHRMKNLKLRLTSLLGDLIC